A genome region from Erigeron canadensis isolate Cc75 chromosome 3, C_canadensis_v1, whole genome shotgun sequence includes the following:
- the LOC122592290 gene encoding chaperone protein dnaJ 20, chloroplastic-like gives MNSKSFPSTAQSLLTPSNKQQLISSPLHYPHLSFPFNKTHSNYNKNNISIYTNTNIRTYRISTKASATTANSNVCIESLPQNETLYDLLGITESGTLSDIKQAYKKMALKYHPDVSPPDRAEEYTVKFIRVQEAYETLSDPEARFMYDNSMKGLHMAFSGKKRTRFGPRSEDKKAWKETWSEQISELTRRSKVNPERGMSWAARIRKQRNASSSVYNGSG, from the coding sequence atgaactccAAATCATTTCCTTCTACCGCTCAATCGCTCTTAACCCCATCAAACAAACAACAACTTATCTCATCTCCTCTTCATTATCCTCATCTTTCATTCCCTTTCAACAAAACCCATAGTAattataataagaataatatatctatatatactaatactaatattcGTACATACAGAATATCCACTAAAGCATCAGCAACCACAGCAAACAGCAATGTTTGCATAGAATCTTTGCCACAAAATGAAACATTATATGACTTACTTGGTATTACTGAATCTGGAACATTATCTGATATCAAACAAGCTTATAAAAAAATGGCACTAAAATACCATCCTGACGTGTCACCTCCTGATAGGGCCGAAGAGTATACTGTCAAGTTTATTCGGGTACAAGAAGCTTATGAAACTTTATCCGACCCGGAAGCTAGATTTATGTACGATAATTCTATGAAGGGATTGCACATGGCTTTTTCGGGTAAGAAACGTACCCGGTTTGGCCCGAGGTCCGAAGATAAGAAGGCGTGGAAGGAGACGTGGTCGGAACAAATATCAGAGTTGACCCGACGGAGCAAGGTGAACCCGGAAAGGGGGATGTCATGGGCAGCCCGGATCCGGAAGCAACGAAATGCATCATCTAGTGTTTATAACGGGTCGGGTTAA